The Mucilaginibacter rubeus genomic interval GTGTAGTAATAAGAGGGGCTGTATTCAGGCCAGGTGATTACGAGTTGCAAACCGGTTTAAACTTATTGCAATTGATTGAAAAAGCGGCCGGCTTAAAAGAAGATGCCTTTACCGAACGCGGTACAATTACCCGTTTAAAACCGGACAACAGTACCGAGATAATAGGCTTTAATGTAAAGGATGTTATAAACAAAACCACAAATATTGCGCTACAGCGTGAAGACATAGTTAATATTTCATCCATATTTGACTTAAGGGATAGGTATACTGTTACAATTAATGGCAACGTAAGGAAGCCGGGGAAATTTGCCTTTTCGGAAAACATGAAGGTAGAAGACCTGATTTTAAAAGCAGGTGGGTTTGCAGAAGGAGCAAGTACGAACCGTATTGAAGTGGCCCGGAGGGTTATGGACGCTGATCCTTCATCAAAAAACAGTTCGGTATCGCAAGTATTCAGCGTAAATATTGATGGTAATCTCAAACCAGCCGATGTAAATTTCGTCCTCACTCCTTTTGATATCGTTTCAGTATACAGTTTGCCCGGATATGAAAAACAAAAAACGGTAAAGGTTGAAGGCGAAGTTTTATACCCTGGTTCATATACTATCAAAAGCAAAAACGAAAAAATTTCTGATCTGATTGCCAGGGCAGGCGGTCTTACCGCTTCGGCCGATGCAGCCGGCGGTTCATTAAAACGCGACAATTTTGCAATATTAGGTATCGATAAAAATAAAACGGATACCGCATCTATCAATGCCGAACGCTCAGCACGGATTAATAGGCTTAAAAAATCATATAAAGACTCCACCAATACATCTATCGATACCACACAATTAAGAAATAACTATGTAGGTATAGAACTGGATAAAATCCTAAAATCTCCGGGCTCAAAAACTGATTTGCTTTTGGAAAATGGTGATGTTATTAGGGTGCCTAAGCAACAGCAGGTTGTACGTGTTAACGGACAGGTACTTTATCCAAGTGCTGTCGTATTCGATAAGTCAAAATCATTTAATGATTTTGTTTCAAATGCAGGTGGCTACGGGCCCGATGCCTTAAGACGCGGCGCTTATGTGGTTTATCCAAACGGAACCGTAAAAGGTACACGTAAATTCCTGTTCTTCAACAACCATCCTTCGGTTAAGCCGGGTAGTGAGATATACGTTCCTAAAAAATCAGAAAGTAAGGGAAATACAGCTCAAACTATTTTAGGATTTACAACGGGGCTTGCTTCGTTAGGAGCTATTATTTTGGGGATTTTAAGTTTGAATAAATAGATTATTGTGCAAGATATGATTCAAGATTCATCAAACGCAAATCCTAATTCTAAAAATGAGATTTCAATAAAAGAACTAATTACCAAAATACAACTTGGCATTAAGTACCTTATTCGAAATTGGAAAATTATAGTTGCCATAGGATTCTTCGGCGGAATAATTGGTGTATGTTATGCTTTTTTTAAAAAAGTTCAATATATAGCAACCTGTAATTTTGTTTTAGAAGACTCAAAAGGTGGCGTTATGGGGCAATACGCCGGACTGGCTTCATTGGCAGGAATAAATTTAGGCGGTAGCAGTAGCGAAGGCATATTTGAAGGAGATAACATATTTGCCCTTTATCAGTCACGTTTAATGATTGAGAAAACTTTATTGGCTAAAGCTAATTTTAACGGTAAAGACCAGCTCATGATTGACAGGTATATCGACTTTAAGGATTTGAGAAAATCCATGCAAAAAGATGATAAGTTGAAAAACCTAAGCTTCAGCGGAGATCCGGATCATTTTAGCAGGCAACAGGATAGTATCATTAAAAATATAGTATTTGACATCAATAAACACTCATTAATTGTAAGCAAACCCGACAAAAAGCTGAATATCATTGAAGTTGATACAAAATTTGAAGATGAAGCTTTTGCTATGGAGTTCAACAACAAATTGGTTGAAACAGTCAACGAATTTTATGTAAAAACAAAAACAAAGAAAACTGCACACAATGTTTTCGTTTTACAAAAACAAGTTGATAGTGTCAGGGCAGTCCTTAACAGTTCAATTGGCGCGGTAGCTTCAGCGTTAGACGCGGCCCCCAATGCTAACCCATCACTGTTAACGCTTAAGGTACCCTCACAAAAAAAACAAATTGATGTGCAGGCTAATACAGGGATATACAGTGAAATGGTAAAAAACCTGGAATTAGGAAAAATCACTTTAAGGCAGGAGACTCCACTTATACAAGTGATAGACAAACCGGCCTTTCCTCTTGATAAAGTATTCCTTGGAAAGAAAAAGGGTTTTATGATAGGCTTTTTTATTGGCGCCATTTTAACAACCGTATTTTTGATATCCAAAAAGCTTTATCATAACATATTGAATTAAGTTACTTATTACTGTTTTTTTATTAATTCTTGATCCTGCTTTAAGCGCGGATTTAATTTAAAACCTAAACAAAAAATAAATATCGCATCTGGACCCATAAATTCAGATTTAAGTATAAGCCTCTTACTAAGCTTTACCAAACAATACATATGAGCAGAACTAAATCGGCTTTTTTCGGGGCATTGTCATCGCAGTTTTATACCATTATATCTGTACTTGTTAGTATTTTTTCTGTACCTGTTATAATCAGCCATTTAAGTTCGGAGGTTTATGGCTTATCAATAATTATATTTCAAATCACCGCCTATTTAGGAATGTTTGACTTTGGACTGATTGCAGGAGTTGAAAGATACCTGGCGGGCACAAGAGAAGACTCAGATGAAAATAGGGAAATAATAAAAAAAATCATATCAACTGCAGTAATTGTTTACGGCATAATTGCTTTAATTATTATGCTAAGCGGGAATATATTTGCGCCTTTTGCCGCGAAACTATTTAATGCACCTGCTAAATACACCAATACTGTTCACCAGATTGTTTCAGTTTTATCTATTTTGTTAGGATTTCAATTAATATTGAGAGCTCTTACCGCTATTTTTTTTGCACACCAGCGACAAACTTTATTCAATACCTTATCATTCATATTGAATTTTGCAAACACAGTATTAACTGTAATTTTTGTTTGTTTAGGATATGACCTGTGGAGCTTTGTTTATAGCCAGGTTATTGTGTTTCTTTTAAGCTCTATTTTGAATATTTACCAGTTAAGAAAACACTATCCATATATCCGTATTAATATCCGGCAATTTGACCTTGCCTTAGTTAAGGACATGTTTTCTTATGGATTTTCACTATTTCTGGTGGGCATTGCTGTACAGGTGATATTTCAAACAGACAGGATAATTATAGGCACATTTGTGTCATTGACAGCGGTATCAGTATATTCATTTACCACCAAACTGCCAGAACTTTCTTCGCAAGTAATATGGAAGATTTCCGACAACTCTTTTCCCGCATTAGTTGAGCTATCAAAGCAAAAAAATTCGGGGGGGGCTTTGAAAAATACCCATGATAGGATTATGCAATTGACCCTATCTTTTACAACCACAATTTTTTGGATTTTGATATTGACTTCTTTTCCTTTTATAAAATTATGGGTGGGCAATGAATATTATGCAGGTATGTCATTTACGGCTTCGGTAGCGTATTTATACCTGATACAACTTACTTTCATACACGTTACTTCGGTGTGCTTAAACGGCGTTGGGGTTGCAAGAAGTATTTCTGTCATGGCTTTAATTGAAGCCGCGATAAATCTTAGCCTTTCCATTTTTCTGGTTAAAGAATATGGACTGAACGGCGTAATAATTGGGACTATTGTAGGGGGGATATTAACTTCATTTTGGTATATCCCATACCTTTCGGTTAAGTATTTAGGTGGCACTGCCCTGTCCTATTTAAAAACTTTATTGAAACCGATATTGCTCTGCTCTGCTTTTGATGGTCTTTTGTATTATCTGTTTAAACAAAAATTCTACGTTATAAACAGCTGGCTGCTTTTAATTTTATACACACTATTAATATCAATCTTATTTCTGATACCGGTGGTGTTAATAAACAAATCCTTGTTTAGGGATTTAATGAAAAAGATTTTTGCTAAATGACAACCATTGAACGGATGTTTGATAATTAATTACGATGGAACTGATTTCAATTTTAATGCCTGCATATAACGCAGGAAAATATATAGAAGCTTCGATATTATCGGTATTAAAGCAAAGCTACGCTGATTGGGAACTAATAATTATCAATGACGGATCGACTGATAACACCAAAGAGATAGTAGAAAGATACAGTAAAAAAGATTCAAGGATCAAACTGATCAATCAGGTTAACCAAAAAATGGCAGCTGCCCGGAACAACGGAATAAAAAACTCAAAAGGTGCCTGGATTGCCTTTTTAGATTCTGATGACCTTTGGGAACCAGAAAAATTAAGTCTGCAGATCCAGGCAAGTAAGGAACATCCTACAGCTGGGGTTATTTATTCAGATGGCTTTATTTTCAATGATCATGAGCAATTCAATAACTTAATGCCATATCCAACAGTTACAGGTAGGTTACTATCTCATGATGTTATGTATCAAATGCAATACCAGCAAAACTACATTCCTGTTTTGTCGGTAATTGTTAAACGATCTTTGGTAGACACTATAGGCCCTCAAAATGAAGAACGAGTTTTTTCGGGTTGTGAGGATTGGGATTATTGGTTAAGAATAGCCAGAGTTGGAGCTGATTTCTACGGACTATCGCAAAAACTCTTTTATTACCGAAGACATGAAACCAATGTTTCTAAAAATAGTGTAAACATGCTCTTAGCCCAATTAGCTGTGCTTACAAAAAATTACGAACCCAGGCTAATTAATTCGGGAGATCTATCTAACGCATTGAAGAAAATATTTTTCCCATTAATTAACAACCTAATCAAGTTGCGTAGATTTGACGACGCTTATTTTGCAATTAAAGAAACTGATGAAATATTACCATCAATAACGTTTAAAACAATTAAATTTCTTATAAAATCATTTGGCAGATTGGCCCATATCCCAGTAGCAATCATTGGTAGATTGGAAAGCCTGCAATTAAAATAAAGAATTTTGTGAACAAAATCATCGACAATATTCAATTTGGTTATTAAGCCTATGTATCGTTATATAAAAAACACGCTGCGCAAATTGCTTTCAACAAAAGCTTACCGGCTTTTCCCCAAAAGCGATTCTATCAATATCGCGCCTACCCTTATTATGGGTAAAAACGTGAACATCAACGTGGCCTATCCCGATGTTAACATAAATATTGGCAACAACGTAATTTTTAAGGAATTCTGTTCGGTTTTAGTTTTCAGTAAGGCAAAGCTTACGATAGGGAATAACATCTTTTTTAATAACTACTGCTCTATAAACTGTTTGGATCAGATTACAATAGGTGACAACACAATTATCGGGGAGTCGGTGAAAATGTATGATCATAACCATGCCTATGAAAAAAGCCCTATAGTAAAAACACACCCAAGTGAGTATACACTGGGTGCCATAAATATTGGTAAAGATTGCTGGATAGGGAGTAACGTTACTATTTTAAAAGGGGTAACTATTGGCGACAATGTAATAATTGGAGCCAACTGCTTAATTTACAAATCAATTCCTTCAAACAGTATCGTTAAAGCCTTGGCATCGGTAGAAATTAATACGTTTTAAGAACAACGATAATCGCATTTTTTTGAAAAAGACATTAAATATTATATTCACTATAGATCAGGCTTACATACAGCACTTTACGGTAGCTCTGATCTCAGTTTGTGAAAACAATCCCGATTTGAATTTAAATATATTTGTTATTCATGATTTAGAAGATTTAACCCTGATAAACGAAATACAAGCATTTTTTAAAGCTAAGTACAACCTTCTGATCAGTTTATTGTCACTTGAAAGCTCTTTATTTAATAATTATACTTTAACACATCATGTATCAAAGGCTACGTATTTCAGATTGATGATTGCTGAAATAATGCCGAAGAATATCAAAACTGCTTTATTCCTTGACTCAGATCTTTTAGTATTAGGATCGCTCAGAACATTGGTTGAATTTGATCTGGAAGAAAACTACCTTTCCGCTGTAGAAGATCTTGTTGATATCGAAAGCCTGCATCGGATGAACAGGCTTGGAATTCCTGCAAAAAGATATTTCAATGCAGGTGTAATGTACATTAACCTTGAAAAGTGGCAATCAGATAAAGTATCTGTAGGGTTAATTGCTACTGCCAAAGAATATATGGAGAGACTTTTATGGTGGGATCAGGATGTTTTAAATATATTTTTCTACAACAAATGGAAACCATTGTCGCCAACATTTAATGAAAAACATCTTACTAAACGCCTAAAAGAGAAGCCAGTAGTGGTTCACTTTGCAGGAACATCAAAGCCGTGGTTGTACTTAAATAATCATCCATATAAAAAAGAATATTGGCATTATTTAAGATTATCACCTTTTAAAGATTACCGATATAAAGACTTCTCTTTAAAAAACTTGATTAAACGAATAGTGTTCTTTTATAAACCTCAATAGTTATTGGTATTTATATAATTAATAATGGCATTTAAAATCCCCATACTCTTACTAACTTTTACAAGGTTGGATACTACTATCAGGGTATTTGAGCGCATAAAAGAACAAAAACCTAAATACCTGTTTATAGCATCCGACGGTCCGAGAGCCAACAATGACCAGGATGTTTCAAAGATTAACGCAGTAAAAGAATATATTTTGAATGGAATAGATTGGGATTGTGAGGTAAAAACGTTGTTCAGAGAACACAACATGGGTTGTGGCCTTGCCGTATCAAGTGGCATTAGCTGGTTTTTTGAACAGGTTGAATATGGCATCATTTTAGAAGATGATTGTTTACCTCATCCCGATTTCTTTTCATTTTGCGAAGAAAATCTGGAATATTATAAAAACGATGACCATGTTTGGGCCATCAGCGGCACCAACCTGCAGGGCGGGCATAAAAGAGGCCATAGTTCATATTACTTTTCAAATTACGGCGGCATATGGGGATGGGCAACTTGGTCAAAGGCCTGGAAAAGCTACGATTATCATATGAAAGATTTAGATAAAATGCTTAAAAAGAACTTTCTAAGTAAAATATTCAACGATAAAAACCAGCAAGCTTTTTGGGCAAAAACCTTAACAAAGGCAAAAAACATTGATACCTGGGATTATCAATGGCATTACAATACATGGTTATACAACGGTATTAGCATAGTGCCCAATGTTAATTTGATCGATAATATCGGTTTTGGTAACGCCGGCACGCATACAATGAACAAACCACTTTGGTATGACAGATTAACCTTAGGCACTAATGCATTAGGCTACATCAAGCATCCTGCAAATATTATGGTAGATGAGCAAGCGGATAATTTTTTATTTGAAAATTGCTATAAACCCGCATCAGTCATATCCAGGGTTAAAAGCAAGATATCAAAACTTTTAAAAAATTAATTCCTGTCTATAGCTTTTCTATTATGTTTTTTAAAATAGTCGATTATTTAAAACAGGTCAAAAAGAATAAAAAGATCGGGGCCCTTAAACGATTTATCGATGCGGGTAATTCTCATTTCTTAGGAAACTTTAACCTTATATTAAGTTATCCGCAGTCTGAAAAAAAGTATCTTATTGTAGGAGATGACTGCATGTTAGATTGTGATGTAATATTCGAAAGCTCGGATGGCAACGTTTCAATAGGTAATAGATGTTATATTGGATGCTCTAAAATCATTTGCCGCTCTTCCGTATCGTTCGGAGATGATGTATTTGTTGCATGGGGATCATACTTTTACGATCACGATTCACACGCTGTTGATTATCGGGAGCGTGAAAACGACATAAAAACACAATTAGAAGATTACAGGGCAGGGCGCAACTTTATAGAAAATAAAAACTGGTCGGTTGTAAATACCAAGCCAATAAAGATTTCCTCTAATGCCTGGATCGGTATGAACTGTATTATCTTAAAAGGGGTGACTATCGGCGAAGGCGCAATCGTAGGGGCAGGGAGCGTAGTTACAAAAGATGTCCCTCCGTGGACAATTGTTGGCGGAAATCCAGCTAAAGTCATCAAAGAAATCCCAATTGATTTACGAAAATCTTAAAATGAAAAAAGTTTTAATAACCGGTGCTTACGGTTTTTTAGGCAGATATACCGCAAAAGCTTTTAAAGATGCCGGCTACCACGTAAGTGGTATAGGACACGGCAAATGGCATAAGTACGAATATAGTGAATGGGGCATTGATGATTGGTTTGAATCAACCATAACATTTGAAGCTTTGATGAATATCAACCGGGCTTTTGATGTGATAGTTCACTGCGGCGGCAGTGGATCCGTGGCCTTCTCCTATCAAAACCCGTTCGAAGATTTCCAAAAAAGCGTTCAGAGTACTTTAGCGTTGCTGGAATATATAAGGCTGCAAGGTAAGCCATGTCATTTTATTTACCCATCGAGCCCTGCAGTACAAGGTGATGTTGGCGATAAAAAGATAAAAGAAGATGACCCGTCAGACCCTGTTTCACCATATGGCTTTCACAAAAAAGCTGCAGAAGAATTATGCTTCTCCTATAGTAAAAACTTTGATTTGAAGGTTTCGATAATCCGGTATTTTTCTATTTACGGAGTAGGATTGCAAAAACAATTGCTATGGGACGCATGCATGAAAGTAAAAAATTCCACCGGCGAAGTAACATTTTTTGGCACGGGAGAGGAAACTCGCGATTGGTTATATGTTACAGATGCATCTGCCTTGATATTAGCGATAGCTACTCATGAAAACAGAAAAACAAGTATCATAAATGGCGGTTCGGGTATCAGAACTACCGTTGCAGATACCATAAATATGTTGGTAAAAGCCTATAATAAACAGATAGTTATCAATTTTAATCAAAGTATAAAAACTGGAGATCCCCGGTTTTATCACGCTGATATTTCAAAGGCATTAAACCTTGGATGGTTACCGGGTGTTGATGTAAAAGAAGGCATTTCACGGTATGTAAATTATTTTAAAAAGTTGCAGAATGATTAGGGTTGGGATTATCATGTATTTTTCAAAGGAGTATAAAGGGGGAATAAATTACCTCAAAAATTTACTTTACGCGAGTCATAGTGAAGCTCCTGTTTATATTCATTATACGTTTTTTGTCCCATCAGACCTTGACCAGGATATAATTGATGCGTTCCTCCCCTACGCTCAAGTTATTAAAACCAACGTATTAAAGCGAAAGTCGATGCCCTGGTATATTGATAAAGTATCTGACAAACTTTTTAAAAAAAACTTGCTCCTAATAAATCTATTGAAGAAGTATAAAATAGAAATTGTATCGCATTCTAATTTCTTCAGTAGGTTTGGTAAGCTTAAAATTGTAAGTTGGATACCTGACTTCCAGCTTTATCACTTTCCCGATCTATGGTCTGCGAGTGAAAGAAACTGGATGATCAACTTGAATAAAAAAGTTGTGAAATACAGTGATCGAATAATTCTGAGCAGCAATGACTCGCTTAAGGATTATATCAAATTTGCGTCGGAAGATATAAGTAAGGTTAAGGTTATGCAATTTGTTTCTCAACCAAGTTCTTTATCAGAAGCCGAATTTATAGCGACTCAAAAACGTATTCAATCCAAATACCAAATTGAAGGCGATTTTCTATATCTGCCCAATCAATTTTGGAGCCATAAAAATCATATGGTGGTTTTTAAAGCCATCAACCTACTTAAAAATCGCGGTCTTAATCCTTTACTGGTAACAACGGGGCACATGGTAGACTATCGTGGCAACGATGGCAATATTAAAATGATACGCGATTTTATCGAAGTAAATGATCTTTCGAAAAACATCTTACTACTGGGGTTAATACCCTATGCCGAAGTATTAGTTTTAATGAAAACATGTACCGCTTTGATCAACCCTTCTTTATTTGAAGGTTGGAGTTCAACAGTGGAAGAGGCAAAAAGCATCGGAAAAAAAATACTCGTATCTGATATTCCAATTCACAGGGAACAGGATCCGGAAACCGGTATCTATTTTGATCCGCGGAATGAATCTGCCCTTGCAGATATAATAGAAAATGTATTAAGCCAAGTAGAAAATAAAGTTTCAAATAATTTCTTAACTGACGGAGAGGTGCAGAATAACCTGGCCACAAGAACAAAGTTATTTGCTCAAAAGTATCATCAAATTATCACAGAGTTGTATAACGAACGTTAACATTAAGGAAATATGATAAAGGTGGCGGCGGTTAAAAGCCTACCATCTAAATAATATTGGAGACAGAACATGCAATCGGAAAAGAAACCTTTAATAACGGTCATTACAGCAACGTATAATTCTCTTGACATTATAGAAAGATGTATTAACAGCGTACTAAGTCAGACTTATAAAAACGTTGAGCACGTAATTGTTGACGGCGCCTCAAAAGATGGCACTGTTGATATTTTAAAAAAATACGGCAGCGAAACAACAAAGTGGATATCAGAGCCGGATACCGGGGTATATGATGCGTGGAATAAAGGTATCGATTTGTCTAAAGGAGATTGGATTCTCTTTATAGGTGCCGACGATGCTTTATACGAGGATGCCATCGAAAATTACGTTGAGTATTTGAATAACAATGATAACACATACGATTTTGTTTCATCCAGAATACATATTACAAATAGTAAAAATAAAGTAATACGAACATTGGGGTGGGCATGGGATTGGAGGTCATCAAGAAAGCGAAATAACATAGCTCACCCCGGCTCTTTTCACTCAAAATCGCTTTTTGCTAAATATGGTAAATATAACACGGAGTATGGAATAGTGGGTGACTATGAATTGCTATTGAGGGGACGCGACGAAATGAAAGCTGGATTTATGGATAAAGTAACCGTCAGGATGGAAGTGGGCGGAATCAGTGACAGTTATAGGGTATACTTAGAAACTTATAAGGCAATTACCCGAACTGGAAAACTCAATAAAATAGTCGCAGGTCTTGATATTCTAAAAGAATATAGTAAATTTTTGATCCGCAGGGCTTTCCGGTCTGTTGGGATTAATATTGCTTTGAAGAAATAACGAAATGAAAATCAAATTAGAAGATTTCAACGATGGACTTTTTTGCTTTTGTTTGCTATCAATATTTTTTCCCGTTAAAATCTACCCTTTAGTATTTTTATTTGCTTCGTTTTCGTTCTTTTTTGAACGGAAAATGATCATAAAAAAGGGTTGGGTAGTTTATCTGGTTTTATATAGTACATATGCGATAATATCTTTTGTTGTGTCGGGTAATTATGACGAGCTCCGGTTGACAAACTTTTACAAAATATTTGTCAACTTTATTTTTCTAATATCCAGTATTAACTGGTTGTACAATAAAGAAACAGACAAGTTGATAAGGTATGTAGATAATGTACTTCATTTTACATTTTTTCTGGTATTTATTCAATTAATGCTTTACCATAAGCAAAGCAATTTCCAATATTTAGCTGGCGTAAAAAGCTCTGGTGAAGGAACCGATATCTATAATAACACTTTATATTTTTGGGGACTGGATAATAAAAATTTATTTGGAGCAAGGATAGTAACAATAGGTTTTCCTTATATTTTAATTGGGGCCGCTCGTTTTAACCGAATTTCCCTTTCAAGGATTTTGTTAGTTATTATCCTCGCTTATATTTCCATGTCCAGAACTCCAATTTTTGCGCTGATTTCAGGGGTTGCTTACATTATTTGGAAAATGCCGGGGAGATATATAAAACTTTCTTTTTTTGTACTAATCGCTTTAATCACCCCTTTCGTTTTAAACAGTGTTTTACGAATA includes:
- a CDS encoding acyltransferase, whose translation is MYRYIKNTLRKLLSTKAYRLFPKSDSINIAPTLIMGKNVNINVAYPDVNINIGNNVIFKEFCSVLVFSKAKLTIGNNIFFNNYCSINCLDQITIGDNTIIGESVKMYDHNHAYEKSPIVKTHPSEYTLGAINIGKDCWIGSNVTILKGVTIGDNVIIGANCLIYKSIPSNSIVKALASVEINTF
- a CDS encoding oligosaccharide flippase family protein; translated protein: MSRTKSAFFGALSSQFYTIISVLVSIFSVPVIISHLSSEVYGLSIIIFQITAYLGMFDFGLIAGVERYLAGTREDSDENREIIKKIISTAVIVYGIIALIIMLSGNIFAPFAAKLFNAPAKYTNTVHQIVSVLSILLGFQLILRALTAIFFAHQRQTLFNTLSFILNFANTVLTVIFVCLGYDLWSFVYSQVIVFLLSSILNIYQLRKHYPYIRINIRQFDLALVKDMFSYGFSLFLVGIAVQVIFQTDRIIIGTFVSLTAVSVYSFTTKLPELSSQVIWKISDNSFPALVELSKQKNSGGALKNTHDRIMQLTLSFTTTIFWILILTSFPFIKLWVGNEYYAGMSFTASVAYLYLIQLTFIHVTSVCLNGVGVARSISVMALIEAAINLSLSIFLVKEYGLNGVIIGTIVGGILTSFWYIPYLSVKYLGGTALSYLKTLLKPILLCSAFDGLLYYLFKQKFYVINSWLLLILYTLLISILFLIPVVLINKSLFRDLMKKIFAK
- a CDS encoding glycosyltransferase family 8 protein, which translates into the protein MKKTLNIIFTIDQAYIQHFTVALISVCENNPDLNLNIFVIHDLEDLTLINEIQAFFKAKYNLLISLLSLESSLFNNYTLTHHVSKATYFRLMIAEIMPKNIKTALFLDSDLLVLGSLRTLVEFDLEENYLSAVEDLVDIESLHRMNRLGIPAKRYFNAGVMYINLEKWQSDKVSVGLIATAKEYMERLLWWDQDVLNIFFYNKWKPLSPTFNEKHLTKRLKEKPVVVHFAGTSKPWLYLNNHPYKKEYWHYLRLSPFKDYRYKDFSLKNLIKRIVFFYKPQ
- a CDS encoding acyltransferase translates to MFFKIVDYLKQVKKNKKIGALKRFIDAGNSHFLGNFNLILSYPQSEKKYLIVGDDCMLDCDVIFESSDGNVSIGNRCYIGCSKIICRSSVSFGDDVFVAWGSYFYDHDSHAVDYRERENDIKTQLEDYRAGRNFIENKNWSVVNTKPIKISSNAWIGMNCIILKGVTIGEGAIVGAGSVVTKDVPPWTIVGGNPAKVIKEIPIDLRKS
- a CDS encoding NAD-dependent epimerase/dehydratase family protein, producing MKKVLITGAYGFLGRYTAKAFKDAGYHVSGIGHGKWHKYEYSEWGIDDWFESTITFEALMNINRAFDVIVHCGGSGSVAFSYQNPFEDFQKSVQSTLALLEYIRLQGKPCHFIYPSSPAVQGDVGDKKIKEDDPSDPVSPYGFHKKAAEELCFSYSKNFDLKVSIIRYFSIYGVGLQKQLLWDACMKVKNSTGEVTFFGTGEETRDWLYVTDASALILAIATHENRKTSIINGGSGIRTTVADTINMLVKAYNKQIVINFNQSIKTGDPRFYHADISKALNLGWLPGVDVKEGISRYVNYFKKLQND
- a CDS encoding SLBB domain-containing protein; translation: MNRFRFFILLIALLSFGAVTNITAQTSLQNISSINIDDLSDQQIIQLLQQAQKAGLTDAELLQQAQSRGMSATQVQKLEIRIKKLRTKSDESSNTKSDSTLNQQGRQLNYKPDADTVFNNKDLFESLKPKIFGADIFKNKNSSFEPNLKLATPLNYIVGPNDQLNINVYGSSLVNWKLDVSPEGNINIPGVGILNVGSKTIEQATALIKSKLAANNYAIGRGTSVQVTLGNIRSIQVIIIGQVAKPGTYTLPSLATVFNALYTAGGPNENGSLRQIEIIRNNRIIRHLDVYDFLVKGDQKNNITLQDQDIVRVPTYRTRVQLVGEVKIPALFEVLPGESLDNVITYAGGFTDSAYTARIKVSQVSDQQRKITDVLEADYKNYIPLRGDKYTIEPIIYRFENRVVIRGAVFRPGDYELQTGLNLLQLIEKAAGLKEDAFTERGTITRLKPDNSTEIIGFNVKDVINKTTNIALQREDIVNISSIFDLRDRYTVTINGNVRKPGKFAFSENMKVEDLILKAGGFAEGASTNRIEVARRVMDADPSSKNSSVSQVFSVNIDGNLKPADVNFVLTPFDIVSVYSLPGYEKQKTVKVEGEVLYPGSYTIKSKNEKISDLIARAGGLTASADAAGGSLKRDNFAILGIDKNKTDTASINAERSARINRLKKSYKDSTNTSIDTTQLRNNYVGIELDKILKSPGSKTDLLLENGDVIRVPKQQQVVRVNGQVLYPSAVVFDKSKSFNDFVSNAGGYGPDALRRGAYVVYPNGTVKGTRKFLFFNNHPSVKPGSEIYVPKKSESKGNTAQTILGFTTGLASLGAIILGILSLNK
- a CDS encoding nucleotide-diphospho-sugar transferase; its protein translation is MAFKIPILLLTFTRLDTTIRVFERIKEQKPKYLFIASDGPRANNDQDVSKINAVKEYILNGIDWDCEVKTLFREHNMGCGLAVSSGISWFFEQVEYGIILEDDCLPHPDFFSFCEENLEYYKNDDHVWAISGTNLQGGHKRGHSSYYFSNYGGIWGWATWSKAWKSYDYHMKDLDKMLKKNFLSKIFNDKNQQAFWAKTLTKAKNIDTWDYQWHYNTWLYNGISIVPNVNLIDNIGFGNAGTHTMNKPLWYDRLTLGTNALGYIKHPANIMVDEQADNFLFENCYKPASVISRVKSKISKLLKN
- a CDS encoding lipopolysaccharide biosynthesis protein gives rise to the protein MIQDSSNANPNSKNEISIKELITKIQLGIKYLIRNWKIIVAIGFFGGIIGVCYAFFKKVQYIATCNFVLEDSKGGVMGQYAGLASLAGINLGGSSSEGIFEGDNIFALYQSRLMIEKTLLAKANFNGKDQLMIDRYIDFKDLRKSMQKDDKLKNLSFSGDPDHFSRQQDSIIKNIVFDINKHSLIVSKPDKKLNIIEVDTKFEDEAFAMEFNNKLVETVNEFYVKTKTKKTAHNVFVLQKQVDSVRAVLNSSIGAVASALDAAPNANPSLLTLKVPSQKKQIDVQANTGIYSEMVKNLELGKITLRQETPLIQVIDKPAFPLDKVFLGKKKGFMIGFFIGAILTTVFLISKKLYHNILN
- a CDS encoding glycosyltransferase family 2 protein, which gives rise to MELISILMPAYNAGKYIEASILSVLKQSYADWELIIINDGSTDNTKEIVERYSKKDSRIKLINQVNQKMAAARNNGIKNSKGAWIAFLDSDDLWEPEKLSLQIQASKEHPTAGVIYSDGFIFNDHEQFNNLMPYPTVTGRLLSHDVMYQMQYQQNYIPVLSVIVKRSLVDTIGPQNEERVFSGCEDWDYWLRIARVGADFYGLSQKLFYYRRHETNVSKNSVNMLLAQLAVLTKNYEPRLINSGDLSNALKKIFFPLINNLIKLRRFDDAYFAIKETDEILPSITFKTIKFLIKSFGRLAHIPVAIIGRLESLQLK